The genomic stretch CCTGCGCATCCTGAGACAGCTCGAGTCCGGCCTGCTGCCGGGCGGCCAGCTCTTCAACCCGCTGATCGCCGACCCGCGCTGGCCGCACTTCGCGGCCTCCCAGCAATACTACCTGAACGATCCTCAACTGAAGAACGTTGGGGCCGTGAGCTTCGGGGAAACCTTCACCGTCTACCGCGATCACATCGGCTCCGGCTGGTGGGAAATCGGTGTTCAGGCCGGCGTCTTTTCCATCTTCGACCTCGACGCGCCCTCGAAGGACCTGATCAACACGGACTTCCTGGTGGCCGCGGTCGCTGGCTACCGCTACCAGGACCTGTCGGCGCTCTTCCGCGTGTTCCACCAGTCGAGTCACCTCGGCGACGAGTTCCTGCTGCGCAGCCGCGTGCCCAACCGGGTCAATCTCAGCTACGAGGCGGTCGATCTGCGGCTCTCGTACGACTTCGGCGAAGTCCTCCGCGTGTACGGCGGCGGGGGCTATCTCTTCGACCAGGACCCGTCGAACCTCCGGCCCGGGTTCACGCAGGCCGGCGCCGAGCTCCGCAGTCCGTGGCCCGATCCGGCCGCCGGGTGGCGCCCGGTCGCCGCAGTCGATATCCAGAACCGCGAGCAGAACGATTGGCACGCCGACTTCTCGCTGCGCGCCGGTGTGCAGTTCGAAGGCCTCCTGGTGACGAGGAACTTCCGGCTCCTCCTGGAGTACTTCCGCGGCCACTCGCCCAACGGCCAGTTCTACCGGCACAAGATCGACTACATCGGCCTGGGCGCCCACGTCCACTTCTGACGAGCCGATCGGTATGACGCCCGAGCGCAGGGACGTCGGGGCCAGCGGCGCCGCTTACGAGCCCTACGTGGGCCGCTGGAGCTGGCTGGTGGCCCGGGAGTTCGTCGGCCGGCTGGAGACGCCGCGGGAGCAGTGCTGGCTCGACATCGGCTGCGGCACCGGCGCGCTGGCCGCGCTGTTCCGGGGCGTCGGGCCGACGCCACCATCCCCCTGATCGCCCGCGCGTGGGCGGTCAAGGGCGTCGCACCCTAGCCAGCGACTCCAGCACCGTCACCACCACCGAGAGGTCTTCGCCCGCGTGACCCTCCGCCTGCGCGGCGGCGTAGAGGCGCTCGGCCAGGTCGGTGAGCGGAAGCGGGGCGCCCACGCTCGCCGCCGCCGCCTGGATCAGGTGCAGGTCCTTCATGAAGAGATCGAGCTTCATCTGGGGCGGAAACTCGCCGCGCACGATCAGCGGACCGCGCACCTCGAGCATGCGCGAGGTCGCCGCGCTCGCGGCCAGGACTTCGAGGACCATGCCGGGATCGAGCCCGCCGGCGCGCGCCATGGCCAGCGCCTCGGCGGCCGCCGCGCTGTGCAGGCCGATGAGCAGGTTGGCCACCAGCTTGACGAACATCGCCCGCCCCGCCGCCCCCACCCAGAAGGCCCGCGGCAGCACGGCCTCCAGCACCGGTCGCCACTGCTCGAAGAGGGCGCGGTCGCCGCCGACGATGACGATGCCGTCGCCCTGCGCGACCTGGGCGCTGGTGCCGCTGATCGGGCAGTCGAGGAACCCGAGCCCGCGCGCGGCCACCGCGTGGGCCAGGCGCTCGGTCAGCGCGGGTGAGATCGTGCTCATCTGGATGACGACCTGCGCGGGGCGCGCCCCGGCCAGCACGCCGTCGGGGCCGAGGATCGCCTCCTCCACCGTGGCCAGCGACGGCAGGACGGTGCACACGGCCTGGGAGGCCTTGGCCACCGCGGCCGCGGAGGCGGCAGGCTGGCCGCCCAGCGCGCCGAGCGCCTGCATCCGGTCGGGCAGCACGTCGTAGCCAACGATTTGATGGCCGGCGGCGTGGAGGCGCGAGGCCACGGCGTGGCCGAGAAGCCCGAGGCCGACGATCCCGACCGTCGTCATGCGATCAGCAGTGCTTGCACGGCGGGTAGTCCCGCGAGTAGACCGGGTTCTTGAGGAACTCGTCCGGCTTGTAAATCCAGAACTGCGAGACGTTGGGGAAGGTGTGGAAGACGGTATTCTGCAGGCGGCCCCCCACCTTCTCCACCTTGCGGACGTAGACGTTCTGGACCGGGTTGCCGTAGTCGTCGAAGCGGATGGGCCCGCGCGGCGCGTCCGAGAGGTCGGCCCGCCGGAGCGCGCCCAGGAACCTCTCGACGTTCTCGATGTCGCCGCCGGTCGCCTCCAGGGCCGCCCGGAGGGCGGCGCCGGCCACGTACGTGCCCTCCGAGTAGTACGAGGGGACCTGCTTGAACTTGGCCTCGTAGGCGGCGGCGAACTTCTTGTTGGCGGGGGTCGGGAGCGCGGCCGAGTAGTGGAGCGCGGTGACGACCCCCAGCACCTCGTCGCCCATGGTGCGGAGCACGTGCTCGTCGGTGAAGGTGCCGCCGCCGATGAGGGGCAGCCGGGCCTTCAGGCCGGCCTCGTCGAACTGCTTGGAGAAGCGCAGGGCGTCGGCGCCCGAGAAGACGCAGTAGATGGCGTCCACGTCGCGCCGCAGCTGGGCCAGGTAGGGCGCGAAGTCCGGCGTGTTGAGCGGCGGCCAGAGCTTCTGGACGACCTGTCCGCCGGCCTCCTCGAAGCTGCGCTGGAAGCCGGCAGCCACCTCCCAGCCGAAGGCGAAGTCATAGCCGATCATGGCGATCTTGCGGTACTTGAGGTTGTCGTACACCCACTTGCCGAACGGGTGCGAGGGCTGGGAGCTGCTCCAGCCCGTGCGGACGATGTAGGGGCTGCGCTTGCGCTGGGTGATGTCCTCCGACGAGACGATGGGGTAGATCGTCGGGACCTTCTTGCCGTCGACGTAGGGCGCGATGGCGTAGCCCACGGCGGCGCTGAGCGGGCCCATGATAAGGTGCACGCCCTGCCCCTCGACGAGCCCGCGCAACTTGGTGAGCCCGGTGGCCGGCTTGCCCTCGTCGTCCTCGATGATGAGCTTGACCTCCCGCCCGGCCAACCGGTACTTCTGCTCCTCGAAGAACAGCTCCAGGCCGTTGATCATGTCCTTGCCGTTGGCCGAGAGCGGCCCGCTGGTGGGCACCAGCAGCGCGACCTTGACCGGCCCCCGCTGCGCCCACGTCGGGCGCTCGCCGACGAGCAGCAGCGCGAGAGCGGCCAGGGTGACGACGACCATCCCGAGTCTTCGCATCGTGGTCTCCTCGTCTGACCGGGATCAGGCGCCGAGCGCCTGAAGAATCTCCGTGTTCGACAGCGGCCAGCCGATCGCCGCCGCCATCAGCGTGAGCGCGAAGCGATGCATCTCCTCGCCGTCCATGGAGTCCACCGCTTCGGCGGCGATGACGACGCGGAAATCGCGGTTCGTCGCCTCGAAGCCCGCGCAGAGCACGCACGTGGTGGTGTTGATGCCGGCCAGGATCAGCGCCTCCACCCCCAGCCGGCGGCGCAGGACGAACTCGAGGTCGGTCGCCTGGAAGGAGTTGTAGCGCTTCTTGCCTCGCACGATGAGGTCGCGCGGGTCGCGCAGCTCGGGGATGACCTCCACCCCGGCGCCGCCGGCCAGGTTGTGCTTGAGGATGCCGCGGCGGGCCTTCGTCGGATCGTCGTGCGCGACCTTCCAGAAGGGGTTGGCGGCGATCTCGCCGGGGTCACGATATTCGGTGACGACGTGGACGACGGGGACGCCGAGCCGGCGCAGGTCGGCGAAGAGCGCGGCCGCCCGCTTGATGAGCGGGCCGCAGCGCTCGGCCGGCAGCGGCAGCGTGGCCACGGAGGGGTCGAGGTGCCCGCGGTGCATGTCGATCGCCACCACCGCCGTGGTCTTGGGGTCGAGCCGGATCGGGGGGCTCACCATGACGCCGCGGTCGCCCGATCCACGATGCGCTGCGCGGCGGCCTGACGCACCCTGGCCACGCACTCCGGCGCCGGTCGCTCGGGAAGCGCGAGGCCCGAGACTTTCGGAAATCCCAGCGCGCTCATGGGGACCAGCGAGCCGCCGCGAAGGGCCCGCGGCGCGTGATCTCGTTCCGCGTCACCGCCGCCTCGGCCGTCGCGGTGGGCAGCGCCACCACGGCCAGGAACAGAACCCACCGCTTCATCGCTGGCCTCCCACCACGCGCGTCCGGTGACCGGCGCGCGCTCGCCAGGAAACGCACCGCAAGGTTAGGAGTGGAGCGATCGTAGTCTGCCCGCCGGGACCGGTCAAGTTTGAACCGATGTGCTAGCCTAAGAGCCCGTTCAGGGAGGACGCGCCCATGGTCACCAGCTCCACTTGATGGCGAGCCTCATCGGCGCCGAAGTCCGGCGGCGCGAGGACCCCGCCCTCGTCCAGGGGGCGGGGCGCTTCGTGGACGACCTGGTGCTGTCGCGCCTGGCCTTCATGAGCGTGCTGCGCTCGCCCCACGCCCACGCGCGCGTCCTCCGCATCGACACCACGCGGGCGGCGGCGCTGCCCGGCGTGCTCCGCGTGATCACCGCGCGCGACGTGGAGGGCACGGTCGATCCCGAGCCGGCCGTCGGGATCCCGCCGGCGGCGCACCGCCCACCCCGGCCGCTCCTGGCACGCGAGGTCGTCCGCTACGTCGGTGAGCCCGTGGCCGCCGTCGTCGCCGAAGATCGCTACGCCGCCGCCGACGCCTGCGCGGGCGTCGAGGTCGAGTACGATCCGCTGCCGGCGGTGAGCGATCCCGAAGCGGCGCTCGCCCCCGGGGCGCCGCGCGTGCACGCGCAGTTCCCGGACAACGTGGCCCTCGCCTGGTCCTGGAGCGAGGGCGACGTGGACGGCGCCTTCGCCCGCGCCCGGACGGTCGTCCGCCTCCGCCTGCGCAACCAGCGCGTGGCCGGCATGGCCCTGGAGCCGCGCGGCTGCCTGGCCGAGTTCCGCGGCGGTGCGCTCACGGTGTGGGCGGGCACCCAGACGCCCCATCGTCTCCGCTGGGGCCTCGCGCAGATGCTGAGGCTGCCCGAGTCCGCGGTGCGCGTGATCGCGCCCGACGTGGGCGGCGGGTTCGGATGCAAGATCGGTTTCTACGCCGACGAGGCGCTCTGCGCGTGGGCCGCCCGGCGCCTGGGACGGCCGGTCAAGCTCGTCCTCACCCGCCGCGAAGATTTCTTGACGACCACCCAGGGGCGCGGCCAGCTCAACGACGTGGAAGCGGCGGTGGCCGAGGACGGCACCGTCCTGGCGCTCCGCTGCCGGACGATCGCCGATCTCGGCGCCTATCTGGAATCGCTGACGCCGTATCCGGGCATGCTGACCGGACGGCTCCTTACCGGTCCCTACCGCATCCCGGCAGCGCGCTACGAGCTGACCAGCGTGTTCACCAACGCGATGGCCACCGCGCCCTACCGCGGCGCCGGGCGCCCGGAGGCGACGTACCTGCTCGAGCGAACGATGGACGAGATCGCGCGCACGATCGGGCTCGACCCGGCGGAGGTCCGACGCCGCAACCTGATCCGCTCCGAGGAGTTCCCGTATCGCGCGCCGTCGGGGCTCCTCTACGACTCCGGCCAGTACGAAGCGGCACTCGACCGGGCGCTGGCGATGGTCGACTACAAGCGCTTCCGCGACCTCCAGCACCGCGGGCGCGAGGAAGGGCGGTATCTCGGCATCGGCTTTTCCACCTTCATGGAGACGGCGGGCGTCGGCCCGTCCAAGATCACGCCCATCTTCGGCTGGGAGAGCGCCACCGTGCGCGTGGAGATGTCGGGCAAGGTCACCGTGCTCACGGGCACGAGCCCGCACGGCCAGGGGCTCGAAACGGCCTTCGCTCAGATCGCCGCCGATCGCCTCGGCCTTCCGATGGATGATGTGGCCGTACTCCACGGCGACACCGCCGTCGTGGCCGCGGGCGTGGGGACGTTCGGCAGCCGCTCCATCGCCGTCGGCGGTCCCGCCGTCGCCGCGTCGATCGACAAGGTGCTCGACAAGGCGCGGCCGATCGCGGCGGCGCTGCTCGAGGCCGCCGCCGACGATATCGTCTTCGACGGCGGTCGGTTTTCGGTGCGCGGCGTGCCGGATCGGGCCCTGACGCTGGCCGACGTCGCCGCGGCCGCCTGGGCAGCCAAGACGCTCCCCGCCGGCCTGGAGCCCGGGCTCGAGGCCACGACCGTGTGGGATCCGCCGAACTTCACCTTCCCGTCGGGCACTCACGTGGCCGTGGTGGAGGTCGATCCCGAGTCGGGCGGGGTCCGCCTGCTTCGCGTCGTGGCCGTGGACGACTGCGGGCGCGTCATCAACCCGCTCCTCGTCGAGGGACAGATCCAGGGAGGGCTCGCCCAGGGCCTCGGCCAGGCCCTCTGGGAGCAGGTGGCCTACGACGAGACCGGGCAGTGTCTCACGGCGTCGCTCATGGACTATGCGGTCCCGAAGGCCGACGCGCTGCCGCCCTACGAGCTCGACCGGATCGAGACGCCCTCGCCGGTCAACCCGCTGGGCGCCAAGGGCTGCGGCGAGGCGGGCACGATCGGCTCCACGCCCGCCGCCGTCAACGCGGTCATCGACGCGCTGGCCCCCTTCGGTGTCACGCATCTCGACATGCCGCTCACCGCCGCGCGCGTGTGGTCGGCGATCCAACAGGCCCAACACTCAAGGAGATGAGCATGATCTTCCGCGTCTTCGCGCTCCTGGTCCTCTTCGTCCTCGCCGGGGCTCCCGCCTCCGCGCAGGAGCCCATCCGGATCGGCTTCGTCACGATCCTGACCGGGCCGCTGGCGGCGCCCGGCAAGGACATGGAGAACGGGATCGAGCTGTTCCTGCAGCAGCAAAAGACGACGTTGTCCGGCCGGCGCGTCGAGCTGACCGTGGTGGACAGCGGCGGCCAGCCCGCCGGCACGCTGGCCCGGGCCCGCGAGCTGGTCGAGCAGCGCAAGGTCCACGTCATCATCGGTCCGCTGGCGGCCTTCGAGGCCTACGCGATCGCGCCGTACGTGAACGCCCAGCGCATCCCGACCATCTCGCCCAGCGCTGCCGCCGACGACCTCACCCAGCGCAAGGCGACCCAGTTCTTCGTGCGCGCGACCTCGGACTCCAGCCAGCCCACCATGCCCTTCGGCACCTACGCCGCCAAGACGCTGGCGTACCGGAAAATCGCGACCATCGCCGACGACTTCGCTTTCGGCCACGAGGTGGTCGCGGGCTTCCACAAGGCCTTCGAGGACGCCGGGGGCCAGATCGTGCAGAAGCTCTGGCCGCCGCTGGGCGCCGCCGACCAGGGGCCGTACATCGGCCAGCTCCGGCGCGACATCGACGCGGTCTTCATCGGCTTCGCCGGCGTCGCCGCCCTCCGCTTCCTCAAGCAGTACGAGGAGGCCGGGCTGAAGGGCAAGATCCCGGTGCTGGCGAACCAGACCGCCGTGGACGAGGCCCTATTGAAGAACATGGGCGACGAGGCGCTGGGCGTCGTCTCGACCATGCACTACAGCGCCGCCCTCGACACGCCGGCCAACCGGGCCTTCGCCGGCGCCTACCGCAAGGCCTTCGGCGCCGATCCCGGCTACTACTCGGTCGGCGCCTACACGGCCGGGCTCTTCCTCAAGCAGGCCCTCGAGAAGGTCGGCGGCAAGGTCGAGGACACCGACGCCTTCCTCAAGGCCCTGCGGGGGGTCGCGATCGCGGAAGCCCCGGGCGGGCCGATCCGCCTGGACAAGTACGGCCAGCCGATCCACAACATCTACATCCGTCGCGTCGAGCGCAAGGAGGGGCGCCTGCAGAACAGCGTGATCCACACCATCGAGAACGTCAGCCAGTTCTGGACCTATCCCGAAGACGAGTTCCTCAAGCAGCCGCCCTACTCGCGCGCCTGGCCGCCGTGCAAGCACTGCTAGTGCCGTTCCAACTTGTTGATACTAAATCTGTCCACGAACGACGTACACGGTGCCTTCCTAGGCGCGAATAGTTGGAACGGCACTAGGGTTCCGTCTAGGAAGTCATGTAAAGAGGCCGCCAGCACGCGGTGCCGAGGCCGACGGGCACGTGCGGCAGGGGTCGGCGGGACCCGTCCCCGCCCGCTGGCCACGGACCCCGCGTGCCCAGGTGGAGCCCAGCCGCCATGGGGCAGCGGTCGCGTGCCGCGTGGTCCCGCGATCCCTGCCGCACGTGCCCGTCGGCCCCGCTGGCAGCGGCGCGAGCGCGGCGATCGTTAACATGACTTCCCAGACGGAGCACTAGTGCGCCTCCCACCGGATTTTCTCGAATGAGCCAGGATCTCCGGAGCTTCATCGCCGAGTACGAGCGAGCCGACCCCGAGGAGGTCGTCCGCATCGCCGAGCCCGTGGGGATCGAGCACGACGTGATGGCGCTCGTGCTCGAGTACGAGCGCCGCCGGCGGTACCCGGTCCTCCTCTTCGAGCACGTCAAGGGCTACGACATCCCGATCGTCGCCAACGTGGTAGCCAGCCGCCGCGCGCTGGCCTTCGCGCTCGGCGTCCCCGCGAACAGGCTGGCCGCCGAGTACGCCCGGCGCATCAAGGAGCGGATCAAGCCGGTCGTCGTGCCGGACCCGCCGTTCCGGCACCGCCGGCTGAGCGGTGACGCCGTCGATCTGGGGGCGCTTCCGATTCCCGTCTACTTCCCCGGCGACGCGGGTCGCTATCTCACCGCGGGGATGGTGGTGGCACGCGACCCCGACACCGGAGTCGAGACGGAGGGCTACCACCGCTTCCAGGTCAAGGGGCGCAACCGGATGGGCGTGAGCCTGCACTCGCGGCGCCGCATGTTCGAGTACCAGCGGCGCGCCGAGGCCAAGAACCAGCCGCTGCCCTGCGCGATCGTCCTCGGGCTCCACCCGCTGGTCTCGATGGGCTCACTGGCCTATCCGCCGCCGGACGTCGGGAAGTTCGAGGTGGTGGGCGGTCTCCTGGGCGAGCCTCTGGAAATCGCGCCGTGCGCGACGATCGATCTCCACGTCCCGGCCACGGCGGAGATCGTGATCGAGGGCGAGATCCTGCCGCACGCGCGCGAGCCGGAAGGCCCGTTCGGCGAGTTCACCGGCTACTTCTCGCGGCGCAGCACCGAACACGTGTTCGTCGCCCGGGCCATCGCCATGCGCGAGCATCCGTGGTTCCAGTCGATCGGCTCGGGCCGCGCCGGCGACCACATCACGACCCTCGGCCTCATCCGGGAGGCCGAGATCACCAACGCCCTCACCCGCGTGATCCCCAACGTGACCGGGGTCCACGTGCCGCTCTCCGGCACCTCCTCCTTCATCGCCTATGTGTCCATCAAGCAGAGCCGGCCCGGCGAGGCCAAGCACGTGATCCCCATCGTGCTGGGCGTGGACCATTATTTGAAGCTGGTGATCGTCGTCGACGACGACATCGATGTGTTCGATGAATCGGACGTGCTGTGGGCGGTCGCGACACGGATGCAGGCCGACCGCGATTTACTCATCATCTCCGGCAGCCTCGGCGCCCTGCTCGACCCCAGCGCCGACGACCGCGGCATCACCGCCAAGCTCGGCATCGACGCCACCCGCCCCTTCGGTCAGCCGTTCGGCGAGAAGCTCGTCATGGCGCCCGACCGCATGGCCTGGGCCCGCGCTCTGGTGGACAAACTCAGCTCGTCAGGGGGACGCCCGTCATGAAGCACTACATCGATCTCTCGGTCACCGTGAACGACAGCACGATGAGCCCGCCGTCCACCAACATGCGGCTCGAGATCACGCCGCACCGGCGGGGACCGGGGTTCTGGCAGGTCTCCACCGTGCGCCAGAGCCTGCACACCGGCGCCCACATCGACTCCCCGCTGCACGTATATAAGGATGGGATCACCACCGCGGACATCGGGCTGGACCAGGTGATCGGGGAGGCGCTGGTCGTGGACCTCTCCTTCGTGGGCCCCAACCACGCGGTCACCATCGACGATCTCCGGCGGGGCGGCGCCGACGAGGTGAAGCGGGGCGACATCGTGCTGCTGCGCACCGACTGGACCGACAAGATGTACGGCAAGTGGCCCGACTACTTCACCCAGTCGCCCTACTTCCCGCCCGAGTCGGCGGAGTGGCTGGTGGCCAAGGGCCCCAAGAACATCGGCTTCGACTTCTTCGAGGAGTACTGCGCCCGCCTGCCCGACTTCAGCTCCGAGGACTTCCCCATGCACCGGGTCATCCTGGGCGCGGGCGTGGTGATCATGGAGGGCTTGACCAACCTCGGCGCGCTGCCCCGTCGCCGGGTGGACTTCTTCGCGCCCTTCTACAAGATCGCGGGCACCGAGGGGGCGCCGGCGAGGTTCTTCGCCACCGTCTAGGCGCCGGGCTCCCCCAGGCGCTCGAAGATCTCGTCGGCCTTGACCAGCGCCCCGATCAGCTCGGCTCTCGTCACGCCGCGCTCCATCGCGTCGTGCAGCAGGGTCCGCAGCTTCTCACCGGCCGCCAGCGCCGCATCACGATCACCGTCCTCCGCCAGTTGCTGGATGAGCGGGCCCCGCGCCTCGACGAGCCCCTCCAGGGCGTGCACCACCGGCCGCCGCGTCTCCTCCAGGCGTGCCGCGCCGACGCTCGAGAAGCCGAGCCCGTGTAGCAGCGGCTCCAGCGCCTCCTCGTACAGACCCGCCTCCAGCCGGCCGATCCCCACCTTGGTGTAGCCCCACCAGAGTCGCCGCTCCAGCTCCTGCCGGCGCTTTTCGGGTATCCCGTCATCGGTGATCGTCGACAGCAGCTCCTCGGCGCGATCGAGCGTGGCCAGCGCCTCCACCTCCCGGCCCTCCTGCATCCGGCGGATCGCCTCGGCGGTGAGCTGGCCCACCTCGCCGCTGTGGGTGGCCGAGAGCAGCTCGCTGAACGTCTGCTGGAGATCCGCCGGGCAGTCGACGTCGGTGAGCGCTTCGGTCAGCAGCCGCCGGGCCGCGTGATACTCCTGGCGCTGGATCAGCTCGGCGGTCACCTGGTCGTAGGTCGGCCAGAGCGCGGCCCGCGCGGCCGCCGCCGCCTCGTGCAGCGCGTCGTCGCCGGGCGCCGCCGCCACCCCGCGATCGAACCACGTGATGGCCGCGTAGAGCGTGCTCACGCGCTCCTCGGCGTCGGTGGCGCCCGGACTCTGCGCCTGCGCCAGCAGCTGCTGGCCGACGTGCAGCGCCAGCGAGGCGAGATGCCGCTCCCATGCTCCCCGGTGCGCGCGGGGAGCCACGGCGATCGCCTCCTGGAACGCCATGCGCGCCCCGTTATGGTCTCCGAGCGCCCGCCGCGCGAGCCCCATGACACCCCAGAGCTTGGCGAGGTCCGGAGACCCCATGTCCAGCGCGCCGCTGGCCACCGCTTCGAGTGCGAGGGCGCCCTGGGTCACGACCTCGCGAAATTGCTCGGCCTCGTAGAGGGCATAACAGCTCTCGACCGGCGAACGGCGGTCGGGCACCGACGGCGGAGGCTCCGGCTCGGGCGCGGCAGGCTCCACCGCGGCCAGGACCTCGGGTTCCGGCTCGGGCGTGATCGCCGCGTCGAGCCAGGCCTCAGGCTCGGAGGATAGCGCCGCGTCGGCGGCTGCCACGGCGGCTTCGAGATCGAGGGCGGGTTCAACGTCGGGTTCAGGCTCCAGGGCGCGCTCGAGCGCGACGGCCGGCTCGGGCTCGGCAGCGGGTTCGGGCCCGACGGCAGGCTCGAGCTCGATGGTGGGCTCGGGCTCGACGGCGCGGGCGGGCGCGATCGGCGATTCCCTGACAGTAGTGGTAGGCTCAGCGGGCCGCCGCTCCACTGGTGGAGGAGGCGCGGGAAGAGCGCTCGCGCGGGGCTTGACGGCTTCGGCCTGAGAGATCAGGAGCTGCTCGATCGGCGGTCCGGCGTCCTCGACGGCCGGCCTCACCGGCGCCCTGACGGGCTCCGCGAGGGCCCGCGCCGCGCGCTTCGCGGCGGGCGTGCGAGGCACGTAGCCGCGGCGTCGAAGTTCGGGGCTCCGGGCCTCGCGCCGCCGCAGACGGCGCGGCCGCGTAGGCGCGATCAGCTCCAGCACGCCGAGGATGAGGAGCACGCAGGCCCCGGCCGCGGCGAAGAGGATGAGCGCTTCTTCACTCAGCATGTCAGCTCGACAGGACGGCGCTCGGCGATCGATCGGTAGGCGGCGAGCACCACGGCGAGGTCGTCACGTCCGGCCGCGCCGTCCATCTCGTCGGCTTTGCCCCGGTCCATCGCGTCACGAAATGCGGACAACATCGCCCGGTACCCGCGCATATCGCGGCGGCAAAGCCACAGCCGGAAGCCCCCGCCTCCGCGCACCGCGACCCAGCGCCCTCGATTGTCCACGAAGCAGGTCGCCCGTGCTCCCGTCACTGTGGTCCATTGAAACTTCGGCAGGCCCGGGGCGGCAAGAGAATTGGAGAGGAAGCCGACGGCCCCGCCGGGCATCTCGGCGAGCAGGCTGACCGCGTCCTCGCCGGGCAGGGCCAGGACGGTCTGGGGCGGGCGGAGTGCGAAGACCCGCCGGACCCTGCCGCCCCACCACCGCAAGTTGTGGACGTAGTGGATGCCCCCGTCGATCAGCGCGCCGCCGCCCGCGGTCTCCGCGTCCAGCCGCCAGCCCTGCCGTCCGTGGAACCCGCGGGCGACGAGATGGATCTCGCGCAGGTCGCCCAGGCGTCCGGCCTCCAGCAGCGCCTTCACGCGACGGAACGCGGGCATGAAGTGGAACTGCTCGGCGACCATCAGCACGCGCCCGGCCTCGGCGGCGGCGGCGATCATCTGGTCGGCCTCGTCGAACGTCCGGGCGATCGGCTTCTCGACGAGGACGTGCCGGCCGCACCTGAGCGCCAGCAGCGCATCGGGCAGATGGCGGTCGTGAGGCGTGCAGATGACGGCGCCCCGCCCGCGGGGGTCGCGCAGCGCCTCCTCGTACGAGCCGTAGGCCGCCAGGCCTCCAAACCGCCTGGCGTAGGCCCGCGCGCGGCCGGGGTCGCGGCTGGCGAAGATCAGCGGCAGGCCCAGGCGTCGTGCCGCCGCCGCGTGACGCAGCGCGATCCAGCCGCATCCAACAAGGATGAGGGCGTTCATGATTTCTCGAATGCTATCATTGGAATAGTTACAAGGAGGACCTATGCGACGCGTCGCGGTGATCGGAGTCGGAGTGACGAAGTTCGGCAAGCACGACCGGACGTCTGCCGAGCTGTTCGCCGAAGCCGCGCGGGACGCGCTGGCCGACGCCGAGCTGCCGCCGAGCGCGGTGC from Candidatus Methylomirabilota bacterium encodes the following:
- a CDS encoding UbiD family decarboxylase; this encodes MSQDLRSFIAEYERADPEEVVRIAEPVGIEHDVMALVLEYERRRRYPVLLFEHVKGYDIPIVANVVASRRALAFALGVPANRLAAEYARRIKERIKPVVVPDPPFRHRRLSGDAVDLGALPIPVYFPGDAGRYLTAGMVVARDPDTGVETEGYHRFQVKGRNRMGVSLHSRRRMFEYQRRAEAKNQPLPCAIVLGLHPLVSMGSLAYPPPDVGKFEVVGGLLGEPLEIAPCATIDLHVPATAEIVIEGEILPHAREPEGPFGEFTGYFSRRSTEHVFVARAIAMREHPWFQSIGSGRAGDHITTLGLIREAEITNALTRVIPNVTGVHVPLSGTSSFIAYVSIKQSRPGEAKHVIPIVLGVDHYLKLVIVVDDDIDVFDESDVLWAVATRMQADRDLLIISGSLGALLDPSADDRGITAKLGIDATRPFGQPFGEKLVMAPDRMAWARALVDKLSSSGGRPS
- a CDS encoding cyclase family protein, producing MKHYIDLSVTVNDSTMSPPSTNMRLEITPHRRGPGFWQVSTVRQSLHTGAHIDSPLHVYKDGITTADIGLDQVIGEALVVDLSFVGPNHAVTIDDLRRGGADEVKRGDIVLLRTDWTDKMYGKWPDYFTQSPYFPPESAEWLVAKGPKNIGFDFFEEYCARLPDFSSEDFPMHRVILGAGVVIMEGLTNLGALPRRRVDFFAPFYKIAGTEGAPARFFATV
- a CDS encoding Gfo/Idh/MocA family oxidoreductase — encoded protein: MNALILVGCGWIALRHAAAARRLGLPLIFASRDPGRARAYARRFGGLAAYGSYEEALRDPRGRGAVICTPHDRHLPDALLALRCGRHVLVEKPIARTFDEADQMIAAAAEAGRVLMVAEQFHFMPAFRRVKALLEAGRLGDLREIHLVARGFHGRQGWRLDAETAGGGALIDGGIHYVHNLRWWGGRVRRVFALRPPQTVLALPGEDAVSLLAEMPGGAVGFLSNSLAAPGLPKFQWTTVTGARATCFVDNRGRWVAVRGGGGFRLWLCRRDMRGYRAMLSAFRDAMDRGKADEMDGAAGRDDLAVVLAAYRSIAERRPVELTC